The proteins below are encoded in one region of Casimicrobium huifangae:
- a CDS encoding LysR family transcriptional regulator produces the protein MDHIRGAIAFVAAARVGSFTRAARSLDLSPQAVAASIARLEESLGVRLFNRTTRSIALTEEGSVFLQHAQMGLATLDDAVQALRDRTGAPSGLVRVTTGAAFARRYLLRLLPEFSKRYPDVRLDLSFDDRKVDIVREGYDVAIRGGAIADSSLITRRVCALHTICVASPAYLRKHGVPKQPDDLAKHRIIALRFASGATSTWDFQVKGKAVQFEPAQPVLTLSDTEAVGDAAAAGIGVARVAAHFAWHYLASGKLKSVLGHCNDLGRREMVIHYPHREFVAPRIRAFVDFALDTLQHEVSLHVTPKDLQQYEA, from the coding sequence ATGGACCACATCCGGGGCGCTATCGCCTTCGTTGCTGCCGCACGCGTTGGCAGCTTCACCCGTGCGGCACGCTCGCTGGATCTTTCGCCACAGGCGGTGGCAGCGAGCATCGCGCGACTGGAGGAGAGCCTCGGCGTGCGGCTGTTCAACCGCACCACACGCTCGATCGCGCTCACCGAGGAGGGCAGCGTGTTCCTGCAGCACGCGCAGATGGGCCTTGCCACGCTTGACGATGCCGTGCAGGCGTTGCGTGACCGTACTGGCGCGCCGTCCGGACTGGTGCGGGTGACCACCGGCGCAGCCTTCGCACGGCGCTATCTGCTGCGGCTATTGCCCGAATTCAGCAAGCGCTACCCCGACGTGCGGCTTGACCTGAGCTTTGATGACCGCAAGGTGGACATCGTGCGTGAGGGCTACGACGTGGCCATTCGCGGCGGCGCGATTGCCGATTCGTCGCTGATCACACGGCGCGTCTGTGCGCTGCATACGATCTGCGTGGCGAGCCCGGCGTATCTGCGCAAGCACGGCGTGCCGAAGCAACCCGACGATCTGGCGAAGCATCGCATCATTGCGCTGCGCTTCGCATCGGGCGCGACGTCCACCTGGGACTTCCAGGTCAAGGGCAAGGCGGTGCAGTTCGAACCGGCGCAACCGGTGCTGACGCTCTCCGACACCGAGGCGGTCGGCGATGCCGCTGCTGCGGGCATCGGCGTTGCGCGCGTTGCGGCGCACTTTGCCTGGCACTATCTCGCCAGCGGCAAGCTCAAATCAGTGCTTGGTCACTGCAACGATCTCGGGCGGCGGGAGATGGTGATCCACTACCCGCACCGCGAGTTTGTGGCGCCGCGCATTCGCGCCTTTGTCGATTTCGCACTGGACACGCTGCAGCATGAAGTCTCGCTGCACGTGACGCCGAAGGATCTGCAGCAGTACGAGGCCTGA
- a CDS encoding SDR family oxidoreductase: MGNKILVTGASGNIGSALVNELKAAGADFAVMTSKPGTAIAGVETRHGDFADIGSLTKAFAGIDTLFLLFPLVPNKVELARNAAAAAKAAGVRHIVRSSGAGADAASPFALPKLQGEIDDILAGTGIATTFLRPNVFMQNYANYQTQAIKDGTIYAADGGQAQSFVDTRDIAAVAARVLTAPATHAGKAYTLTGAEAVTGIEAARLISAAVGRPVQHVSVPTEAAVATMNQWGMPPFIVNVMDSLNHIISAGYAAGVSPDVESLLGRKPRTFAAFVAESAGTWK, translated from the coding sequence ATGGGCAACAAAATTCTCGTCACCGGCGCCAGCGGCAATATCGGCAGCGCACTCGTCAACGAACTCAAGGCGGCCGGCGCCGACTTTGCGGTGATGACCAGCAAACCCGGCACGGCAATCGCTGGCGTCGAAACCCGGCACGGCGACTTTGCCGACATCGGTTCACTCACCAAAGCATTCGCCGGAATCGACACCTTGTTCCTGCTGTTCCCGCTGGTGCCGAACAAGGTCGAGCTGGCACGCAACGCTGCGGCCGCGGCCAAAGCGGCGGGCGTCAGGCACATCGTTCGCTCCAGCGGTGCCGGTGCTGACGCCGCCAGCCCGTTTGCGCTGCCGAAGCTGCAGGGCGAGATCGACGACATCCTCGCCGGCACCGGCATCGCCACCACTTTCCTGCGACCCAATGTGTTCATGCAGAACTACGCCAACTACCAGACGCAGGCGATCAAGGACGGCACCATCTACGCCGCCGACGGCGGACAGGCGCAGAGCTTTGTCGATACCCGCGACATCGCCGCTGTGGCCGCCCGCGTGCTCACCGCGCCCGCCACGCATGCGGGCAAAGCCTACACGCTGACTGGCGCCGAGGCAGTTACCGGCATTGAAGCCGCGCGACTGATCAGCGCCGCTGTCGGGCGCCCGGTGCAGCATGTGAGCGTGCCGACCGAAGCAGCGGTGGCGACGATGAACCAGTGGGGCATGCCGCCGTTCATCGTCAACGTGATGGATTCGCTGAACCACATCATCAGCGCGGGTTACGCCGCCGGAGTTTCACCAGACGTGGAATCGCTGCTCGGCCGCAAACCGCGCACGTTTGCCGCGTTCGTGGCGGAGAGTGCGGGAACCTGGAAGTAG
- a CDS encoding alkene reductase translates to MNSMSADPTTLFTPVRVGAIEAANRIFMAPLTRCRATPGTDAANALIAEYYAQRASAGLLVTEGTQILPSGKGYMGTPGIYSPEQEAGWRLTTDAVHAKGGKIVAQLWHVGAISHPDMQPGGVLPVTASDGFKPGGTTYTQNGKVERVAARGLTTAEVKEMVAAFKHAAEVAKRAGFDGAEIHGANGYLIEQFTRDSSNHRTDEYGGSIENRIRFAVEVVDAVISVFGADRTGIRLSPVTLANNAKPDSNTQATYGALVEALAARKVAFVHFIEGNTGGARDLTGFDFAWAKKTLGAAGVTYIANNKYDRILAMHTIAHGAADAIAFGVPFLANPDLPERLRRDAPLNPPRPALFYSSGAEGYTDYPAL, encoded by the coding sequence ATGAATTCCATGTCCGCTGACCCGACAACGCTGTTTACCCCCGTTCGTGTGGGGGCCATCGAAGCTGCCAACCGCATCTTCATGGCGCCGCTCACCCGCTGCCGCGCCACGCCGGGGACGGACGCCGCCAACGCGCTGATCGCCGAGTACTACGCACAGCGCGCCAGCGCCGGGCTGCTGGTCACGGAAGGCACGCAGATCCTGCCGTCGGGCAAGGGCTACATGGGCACACCGGGCATCTACAGCCCCGAGCAGGAGGCCGGCTGGCGGCTCACCACCGATGCCGTGCACGCCAAAGGCGGCAAGATCGTCGCCCAGCTCTGGCATGTCGGCGCCATCTCGCACCCTGACATGCAACCCGGCGGCGTGCTGCCGGTGACGGCCAGCGACGGCTTCAAGCCCGGCGGCACGACCTACACGCAAAACGGCAAGGTCGAGCGCGTGGCCGCCCGTGGCCTCACCACGGCCGAGGTCAAAGAGATGGTCGCGGCGTTCAAGCACGCCGCAGAGGTAGCGAAACGCGCCGGCTTTGACGGCGCCGAGATTCACGGCGCCAACGGCTACCTGATCGAGCAGTTCACCCGCGACAGCTCCAACCACCGCACGGATGAATACGGCGGCAGCATCGAAAACCGTATCCGCTTCGCCGTGGAAGTCGTCGACGCCGTGATCAGCGTGTTCGGCGCTGATCGCACGGGCATCCGCCTCTCCCCGGTCACGCTGGCCAACAATGCCAAGCCCGACAGCAACACCCAGGCCACCTACGGCGCGCTGGTCGAGGCGCTCGCCGCGCGCAAGGTCGCATTCGTGCACTTCATCGAGGGCAACACCGGCGGCGCCCGCGACCTCACCGGCTTTGACTTCGCGTGGGCGAAAAAGACGCTCGGCGCCGCCGGCGTCACCTACATCGCCAACAACAAGTACGACCGCATCCTCGCCATGCACACCATCGCCCACGGCGCGGCCGACGCCATTGCCTTCGGCGTACCGTTCCTGGCGAACCCGGACCTGCCTGAGCGCCTGCGCCGCGACGCGCCGCTCAACCCGCCGCGACCGGCGCTGTTCTACTCGTCCGGGGCCGAGGGCTACACCGACTATCCGGCGCTGTAG
- the hisA gene encoding 1-(5-phosphoribosyl)-5-[(5-phosphoribosylamino)methylideneamino]imidazole-4-carboxamide isomerase — MLVIPAIDLKDGHCVRLRQGDMDNVTVFSEDPAQMARHWVDQGATRLHLVDLNGAFAGKPVNEGAIKAILAEVGEDIDVQLGGGIRDLDTIERYLDDGINYVIIGTAAVKNPGFLHDACNAFPSAVIVGLDARDGKVATDGWSKLTGHDALDLGKRFEDYGIEGIIYTDIGRDGMGTGINIEATVRLAQPLRVPVYASGGIHNVDHIKLLKPHEADGIAGVVCGRALYEGTLDFKAAVAALK; from the coding sequence ATGCTTGTCATTCCTGCGATTGATCTCAAAGACGGTCATTGCGTTCGCCTGCGTCAAGGCGACATGGACAACGTCACCGTGTTTTCTGAAGACCCGGCGCAGATGGCGCGCCACTGGGTCGACCAGGGCGCCACGCGCCTGCATCTGGTGGACCTGAACGGGGCCTTCGCCGGCAAGCCCGTCAATGAGGGCGCGATCAAGGCTATCCTCGCCGAAGTCGGTGAAGACATTGACGTGCAACTCGGCGGCGGCATCCGCGATCTCGACACTATCGAGCGCTATCTCGACGACGGCATCAACTACGTCATCATCGGCACCGCAGCGGTCAAGAACCCGGGATTTCTGCATGACGCCTGCAACGCCTTCCCCAGCGCGGTAATCGTCGGCCTCGACGCCAGGGATGGCAAAGTCGCCACTGACGGCTGGAGCAAGCTCACCGGCCACGATGCGCTGGACCTGGGCAAACGCTTCGAGGACTACGGCATCGAAGGCATCATCTATACGGATATTGGTCGCGATGGCATGGGCACAGGCATCAACATCGAGGCCACGGTCCGCCTCGCGCAGCCGCTGCGGGTGCCGGTATACGCGTCTGGCGGCATTCACAACGTCGATCACATCAAACTGCTCAAACCGCACGAAGCTGACGGCATCGCTGGCGTGGTCTGCGGGCGGGCGCTTTACGAAGGTACGCTGGATTTCAAGGCGGCCGTGGCGGCGCTCAAGTGA
- the hisF gene encoding imidazole glycerol phosphate synthase subunit HisF — protein sequence MLCKRIIPCLDIKDGRVVKGVNFVGLRDAGDPVEVAKRYNDQGADELCFLDITASVEARGLLYDLIERVASQVFIPLTVGGGVKTAEDLRPLLNAGADKVSINTSGVNNPQIFNDASHFYGAQCVVAAIDAKKRADGSGWEVFVHGGRTPTGKDAVAWAREVAERGAGEILLTSMDRDGAKIGFDLELTRAIADAVSIPVIASGGVGNLQHLVDGVIKGGADAVLAASIFHYGEHTVGEAKAMMRTTGIPVRL from the coding sequence ATGCTCTGCAAACGAATCATCCCCTGCCTCGATATAAAGGACGGCCGCGTCGTCAAGGGCGTCAACTTCGTCGGCTTGCGCGATGCGGGCGACCCGGTCGAGGTAGCAAAGCGCTACAACGACCAGGGCGCGGACGAGCTTTGCTTTCTTGACATCACGGCCAGCGTCGAGGCACGCGGGCTGCTCTACGACCTGATTGAGCGCGTCGCCTCGCAGGTGTTCATTCCGCTTACAGTGGGCGGTGGTGTGAAGACCGCCGAAGACCTGCGACCCCTGCTGAACGCGGGTGCCGACAAAGTGAGCATCAACACCTCCGGCGTCAATAACCCGCAGATCTTCAACGACGCCAGCCACTTCTACGGCGCGCAGTGCGTGGTGGCGGCGATCGACGCCAAGAAGCGCGCCGACGGCAGCGGCTGGGAAGTTTTCGTGCACGGCGGGCGCACGCCCACGGGCAAAGACGCGGTGGCCTGGGCGCGCGAAGTGGCTGAGCGCGGCGCCGGTGAAATACTCCTCACCAGCATGGACCGCGACGGCGCCAAGATTGGCTTTGACCTCGAACTTACCCGTGCCATCGCCGATGCCGTCAGCATCCCGGTGATCGCCTCCGGCGGCGTCGGCAACCTGCAGCATCTGGTCGACGGCGTCATCAAGGGTGGCGCCGATGCCGTGCTCGCCGCCAGCATCTTTCACTACGGCGAACACACCGTGGGCGAGGCGAAGGCGATGATGCGGACCACAGGAATACCCGTACGCCTCTAG
- the hisH gene encoding imidazole glycerol phosphate synthase subunit HisH, producing the protein MQTIAIVDYGMGNLRSVAKAFAHVAPDQHVMITANAEEIAAADRVVLPGQAAMPESMAALNASGLRDVLWTASKDRPFFGVCLGLQMLFETTEEGDVPALGYLPGRTVRFPLQHRDYDGTALKVPHMGWNQVAFPAHARMHPCWAGVADGSAFYFAHSYYAVPSQNGLIAATTNYPDPVCVAAARNNIFAVQFHPEKSADAGLRVLKNFSTWNGTV; encoded by the coding sequence ATGCAGACTATCGCCATCGTCGACTACGGTATGGGCAACCTGCGTTCGGTCGCCAAGGCGTTCGCACACGTGGCACCGGACCAGCATGTGATGATTACTGCCAACGCCGAAGAAATCGCGGCGGCGGATCGCGTGGTGCTGCCCGGCCAGGCCGCGATGCCGGAGAGCATGGCGGCGCTGAATGCTTCGGGCCTGCGTGACGTGCTGTGGACGGCATCGAAAGACCGCCCGTTCTTCGGGGTCTGCCTTGGCCTGCAGATGCTGTTCGAGACGACCGAAGAGGGCGACGTACCCGCGCTGGGCTACCTGCCGGGCCGCACGGTGCGCTTTCCGTTGCAACATCGCGACTATGATGGCACCGCCCTCAAGGTGCCACACATGGGCTGGAATCAGGTTGCCTTTCCGGCGCACGCGCGCATGCACCCTTGTTGGGCGGGCGTGGCCGATGGCAGCGCGTTTTACTTCGCACACAGCTACTACGCCGTGCCGTCACAAAACGGCCTGATTGCCGCGACAACGAACTATCCTGATCCGGTTTGCGTTGCAGCGGCACGCAACAACATTTTTGCGGTACAGTTCCATCCTGAAAAGAGCGCAGACGCTGGTTTGCGTGTTCTCAAGAATTTCTCAACCTGGAACGGAACGGTCTAA
- the hisB gene encoding imidazoleglycerol-phosphate dehydratase HisB: MNTFAPRAATIERNTKETQITVAINLDGDGKADLQTGVPFLDHMLDQLARHGMMDVTVHAKGDLHIDAHHTVEDIGITLGQAFKQAVGDKAGINRYGHSYVPLDEALSRVVVDLSGRPGLEFHVPFTRAMIGTFDVDLTHEFFQGFVNHALVSLHIDNLRGDNAHHQCETVFKAFARALRIACERDARAAGVIVSTKGVL, from the coding sequence ATGAACACTTTCGCACCCCGCGCCGCCACCATCGAGCGCAACACCAAGGAAACGCAGATCACCGTTGCCATCAATCTCGATGGCGATGGCAAGGCCGATCTGCAAACCGGTGTGCCCTTCCTTGACCACATGCTCGACCAGCTCGCGCGGCATGGCATGATGGACGTCACGGTGCATGCGAAGGGTGACTTGCACATCGACGCGCACCACACGGTGGAAGACATCGGCATCACGCTCGGCCAGGCGTTCAAACAGGCGGTGGGTGACAAGGCGGGTATCAATCGCTACGGCCATTCGTACGTGCCGCTCGATGAAGCCCTGTCGCGCGTGGTGGTCGATCTCTCGGGGCGACCGGGGCTTGAGTTTCACGTGCCGTTCACCCGCGCCATGATCGGCACCTTCGATGTCGATCTGACGCATGAGTTCTTTCAGGGCTTCGTCAACCACGCGCTGGTGTCGTTGCACATCGACAACCTGCGCGGCGACAACGCGCATCACCAGTGCGAGACGGTGTTCAAGGCCTTTGCCCGTGCGCTGCGTATCGCCTGCGAGCGTGATGCACGCGCGGCGGGCGTGATTGTTTCGACCAAGGGCGTGTTGTAG
- a CDS encoding exo-alpha-sialidase: MIRSRLLSTATHIAAMLSPLVLGPVAVAQTSAPVTVVEYYNATLDAYFITGRTAEQTTLDALPADFRRTGMQFAAAAAGAAAPAGDVRICRFYISVASPASAFTNSHFYGREGIDCEAILAQLPAGFSYEGFDFAVTSPATPGAAGLPAVCPGNAPTRVYRAFRPGANGRTGNHRYTVSSASYEAMIAAGWAGEGVAFCVSTATDVARSPEKSFQRVLTGAAPNVSPFSPTCSIAQSGTAYIGAEVEPYLAMNPSNAQHLLAAWQQDRWANGGARGTASAVSFDGGNSWTSSRAAFSQCGGGDYERATDPWVTVAPGGAAYQMALGFSGQESTPSSISAMMVARSADGGITWGAPTTLIRDVGATFFNDKNMMVADPQDARYVYAVWGRLLSNGGGPAYFARTTNAGTTWDAARSIYDPGNTNQTFGNQMIVLRDGSVLNFFTDIIRAATSASARGSYLRVIRSTDRGQSWSTPVTVALDLGIGVSDPAAGRVRDSRGLPSAAVGPTGEIFVVWQDARFSQGAYDGIALSSSKDGGLSWSEPLRINARADVAAFGPSIAIRADGTVGVSYFDLRAASSAGALTTTYRLTTSSDGKYWRESGIESAFDITQAPFANGWFIGDYHGLIGRGTSFGALYARVTGDANNRTDIVFANLAEGTLKSAAPRYLATAGMTEAAASSWLREAALQAADRTARARVRRDDVLPPSP; this comes from the coding sequence ATGATCCGTTCGCGTCTGCTGTCGACCGCTACCCACATCGCCGCGATGCTGTCCCCGCTTGTGCTGGGGCCGGTGGCCGTGGCCCAAACTTCCGCTCCGGTCACAGTCGTTGAGTATTACAACGCGACGCTCGACGCTTACTTCATTACCGGTCGTACTGCTGAGCAGACGACGCTGGACGCGTTGCCCGCCGATTTTCGCCGCACCGGCATGCAGTTCGCGGCAGCCGCAGCTGGCGCAGCCGCACCAGCGGGCGATGTACGCATCTGCCGCTTCTACATCAGCGTCGCCAGTCCGGCGAGCGCGTTCACCAATTCCCACTTCTATGGACGGGAAGGCATCGACTGCGAGGCAATACTCGCGCAGCTGCCGGCCGGGTTCAGCTACGAAGGCTTCGATTTCGCAGTCACGTCGCCAGCGACACCGGGGGCCGCCGGCTTGCCTGCCGTATGCCCGGGCAACGCGCCGACCCGCGTCTATCGTGCGTTCCGGCCCGGTGCCAATGGGCGCACCGGCAATCATCGCTACACCGTCAGCAGCGCCAGCTATGAGGCGATGATCGCCGCTGGCTGGGCCGGCGAGGGCGTTGCCTTTTGCGTTTCCACAGCGACTGACGTGGCGCGGTCTCCGGAAAAGAGCTTTCAGCGCGTGCTGACCGGTGCTGCCCCCAATGTGTCACCGTTTTCGCCAACCTGCAGCATCGCCCAGAGCGGCACTGCCTACATCGGCGCCGAAGTCGAGCCCTATCTGGCAATGAACCCATCCAACGCGCAGCATCTGCTTGCGGCGTGGCAGCAGGACCGCTGGGCCAACGGCGGCGCGCGGGGCACGGCCTCGGCGGTGTCGTTCGACGGTGGCAATAGCTGGACTTCCAGCCGCGCCGCCTTCTCGCAATGTGGCGGCGGCGACTACGAGCGCGCCACCGACCCGTGGGTCACTGTCGCCCCCGGCGGTGCGGCGTACCAGATGGCGCTTGGCTTCAGCGGGCAGGAATCGACGCCAAGCTCGATCAGCGCCATGATGGTGGCACGCAGCGCCGATGGCGGCATCACCTGGGGCGCACCAACGACGCTGATCCGTGATGTCGGCGCCACCTTCTTCAACGACAAGAACATGATGGTCGCCGACCCGCAGGATGCGCGCTACGTGTACGCCGTGTGGGGCCGACTGCTCTCGAATGGCGGTGGCCCGGCGTACTTTGCCCGCACCACCAATGCCGGCACGACCTGGGACGCCGCACGCAGCATCTATGACCCCGGCAACACCAATCAGACCTTCGGCAACCAGATGATTGTGCTGCGTGACGGCAGCGTGCTCAATTTCTTCACCGACATCATTCGTGCAGCCACGTCGGCCAGCGCACGGGGATCGTATCTGCGCGTCATTCGCTCGACTGATCGCGGGCAGAGCTGGAGCACGCCGGTGACTGTGGCGCTCGATCTCGGTATCGGCGTCAGCGACCCGGCCGCCGGGCGCGTTCGTGACAGTCGCGGGCTGCCCTCTGCCGCGGTCGGTCCGACCGGCGAGATCTTCGTTGTCTGGCAGGACGCGCGCTTTTCGCAGGGCGCCTACGACGGCATTGCGCTGTCGTCGTCAAAGGATGGCGGGCTCTCCTGGAGCGAACCCCTGCGCATCAACGCCCGTGCCGATGTCGCCGCGTTCGGCCCCAGCATCGCCATCCGCGCCGACGGCACCGTCGGTGTCAGCTACTTTGACTTGCGTGCTGCCAGCAGCGCCGGTGCGCTGACGACGACGTATCGCCTGACCACGTCAAGCGACGGCAAGTACTGGCGCGAGAGTGGCATCGAATCCGCATTTGATATCACCCAGGCGCCGTTCGCCAATGGCTGGTTCATCGGCGACTATCACGGACTGATTGGTCGCGGCACCAGTTTCGGCGCGCTCTACGCGCGTGTCACTGGCGATGCGAACAACCGCACCGACATCGTCTTCGCCAATCTCGCCGAGGGCACGCTGAAGTCTGCTGCACCGCGCTACCTTGCGACTGCCGGCATGACCGAGGCAGCGGCATCAAGCTGGCTGCGTGAAGCGGCACTGCAGGCGGCGGATCGCACAGCTCGTGCCCGCGTCCGTCGCGACGACGTACTGCCGCCGTCGCCATAG
- a CDS encoding sialidase family protein has product MNSSWLSRLLVLLALCGGAACPGGSPAAQVVTVTVVEYYNAALDAYFITGRPQEQGYLDGLGGDFVRTGMTFGARSSPSGTEGEIRVCRFFISQSNPFVSTHFYGRDDTDCAALRSTRPAGFTDEGIEFYTVQPTSNGACVSPNSIPVYRSFRPGVGGRSPNHRYSITRERFDALTAAGWAPEGVVFCAPIAAPSTEPAQASFKRTVSAAASPLAGDCRDWPTGSARVGSEASTQLAINPGNPRHLTATWLQDTGSNGASRGTASAVSFDAGQSWQTSSPKFTRCSGGNAAIGGDFERVTDIATVLTSDGLALQMARVASGELYTTFARSAIMIARSSNGGRNWDEMATLAIEPTPTYNLDKPVLVADADDSRYLHAAWWRTNVETGVTALRYTRTSDTGYIWTDPVQILTNVPGSSMNQGRLLSLPNGVLVYAYIDVVRLSPNPQLVGSWLRVIRSSDRGQTWSAPITVSRAESVGTTSADRTRVARDSAGLVSIAGRGNKVYLAWQDSRVGGGSHDGIVLARSTDGGANWWDAVRVNGSDTIPAFTPTVSVRRDGIVAVSYYELASASALPSSPMPVAFRIARSTTSDADTWRNVAVEDAFDFSAAPGSSRGRITNGLYLGEVHGLVSTGTSFSALYVRTRATPTDSTEVVFANVADGSLR; this is encoded by the coding sequence ATGAATTCATCCTGGTTGTCGCGTTTACTGGTTTTGCTCGCCCTGTGTGGAGGTGCCGCCTGTCCGGGTGGCTCGCCCGCCGCGCAAGTGGTCACGGTAACGGTGGTCGAGTACTACAACGCAGCGCTGGACGCTTACTTCATCACCGGTCGCCCGCAGGAGCAGGGTTATCTCGACGGTCTCGGCGGTGATTTCGTTCGCACCGGCATGACCTTCGGTGCGCGTTCATCGCCATCGGGTACAGAAGGTGAAATTCGTGTCTGCCGCTTCTTTATCAGTCAGTCCAATCCGTTTGTCAGCACCCACTTCTACGGCCGTGATGACACTGATTGCGCAGCGCTGCGTAGTACCCGTCCTGCCGGGTTTACTGACGAAGGCATCGAGTTCTACACAGTGCAGCCAACGAGCAACGGTGCCTGCGTTTCGCCGAACAGCATTCCGGTGTATCGCAGCTTTCGCCCCGGCGTTGGCGGCCGATCGCCCAATCACCGCTACAGCATCACGCGCGAGCGCTTCGATGCCTTGACGGCGGCTGGCTGGGCGCCAGAGGGCGTCGTCTTCTGCGCACCCATCGCCGCGCCGTCGACCGAGCCGGCGCAGGCATCCTTCAAACGAACCGTGTCGGCAGCGGCGTCGCCGCTGGCCGGCGATTGCCGTGATTGGCCCACCGGCAGCGCGCGGGTCGGCAGCGAAGCCTCCACCCAGCTCGCCATCAATCCTGGCAATCCGCGCCATCTGACCGCCACCTGGTTGCAGGATACCGGCAGCAATGGCGCCTCGCGTGGTACCGCCAGCGCGGTGTCGTTTGATGCCGGGCAGAGCTGGCAGACCAGCAGTCCGAAGTTCACCCGTTGCTCTGGTGGCAACGCCGCCATCGGCGGCGATTTTGAGCGGGTGACCGATATTGCAACGGTGCTGACCAGCGATGGTTTGGCGCTGCAGATGGCCCGCGTGGCGAGCGGCGAGCTCTACACCACGTTCGCCCGCAGCGCCATCATGATTGCGCGCAGCAGCAACGGCGGCCGTAACTGGGACGAAATGGCGACACTCGCCATTGAGCCCACGCCGACTTACAACCTCGACAAGCCGGTGCTGGTGGCCGATGCCGACGACAGCCGTTATCTGCACGCGGCGTGGTGGCGCACCAATGTCGAGACCGGTGTCACCGCGTTGCGCTACACGCGCACTTCCGATACTGGCTACATCTGGACCGATCCGGTGCAGATTCTGACGAACGTTCCCGGCAGCTCAATGAACCAGGGGCGCCTGCTCAGCCTGCCCAACGGCGTGCTGGTCTATGCCTACATCGACGTGGTGCGGCTGTCGCCGAATCCGCAACTGGTGGGCAGCTGGTTGCGCGTGATTCGCTCCAGTGATCGCGGCCAGACGTGGTCGGCTCCGATCACGGTGTCACGTGCTGAATCGGTCGGCACCACATCAGCCGATCGCACCCGCGTTGCCCGCGACAGCGCCGGCCTGGTCTCCATCGCTGGCCGTGGCAACAAGGTCTATCTGGCCTGGCAGGATTCGCGCGTGGGGGGCGGCTCGCACGACGGCATCGTGCTGGCGCGCTCCACCGATGGCGGCGCCAACTGGTGGGACGCGGTGCGCGTGAACGGCAGCGACACCATCCCGGCCTTCACGCCGACGGTCAGCGTCCGCCGCGATGGCATCGTCGCCGTGTCGTATTACGAGCTGGCCAGCGCCTCTGCCTTGCCGTCCTCGCCAATGCCGGTTGCCTTCCGCATCGCCCGCTCAACGACCAGCGACGCCGACACCTGGCGCAATGTTGCGGTGGAGGATGCGTTTGACTTCTCGGCGGCGCCGGGCAGCAGTCGTGGTCGCATTACGAACGGTCTGTATCTGGGGGAAGTGCACGGCCTGGTGAGCACCGGTACCAGTTTCTCGGCGCTCTACGTACGCACCCGCGCGACGCCCACCGACAGCACCGAGGTGGTCTTCGCCAACGTGGCGGATGGCTCGTTGCGCTAG
- a CDS encoding DUF456 domain-containing protein, whose translation MDAAMLGWVAVVLLIVVGVAGSVLPALPGTALVLAGIVLGAWLDDFTRVKWWVVTIIAVLAVIAWVTDYFATVLGAKKAGASKLAIIGAALGTIAGIFMGLVGVLFMPFVGAVIGEYIAQKNTRQAAKVGLATWLGLIVGTIVKLVLVFMMIGIFVAALVFTG comes from the coding sequence ATGGATGCTGCAATGCTGGGCTGGGTCGCCGTGGTGCTGCTGATTGTGGTCGGCGTTGCTGGCAGCGTGCTGCCGGCGTTGCCCGGCACGGCGCTGGTGCTGGCCGGCATCGTGCTCGGCGCCTGGCTGGACGACTTCACGCGGGTGAAGTGGTGGGTAGTCACCATCATCGCCGTGCTGGCGGTCATCGCCTGGGTGACCGACTATTTCGCCACCGTCCTCGGTGCAAAAAAAGCCGGCGCCAGCAAATTGGCGATCATCGGCGCCGCACTCGGCACCATCGCCGGCATCTTCATGGGGCTGGTCGGCGTGCTGTTCATGCCGTTCGTGGGTGCGGTCATCGGCGAGTACATCGCGCAGAAGAACACCCGGCAAGCCGCCAAGGTTGGCCTTGCCACCTGGCTCGGCCTGATCGTGGGCACCATCGTCAAGCTGGTGCTGGTGTTCATGATGATCGGCATTTTTGTTGCCGCGCTGGTGTTCACCGGCTGA